From Erigeron canadensis isolate Cc75 chromosome 8, C_canadensis_v1, whole genome shotgun sequence, one genomic window encodes:
- the LOC122611049 gene encoding trihelix transcription factor DF1 gives MMLQGGGGGGVVPPNISSSSGDGGATGGSSTHLHDTTTTIPTATPGGGAADIGSGSGGYSEDERGRIEDSARNSAGNRWPRQETLALLQIRSDMDSAFRDSSLKGPLWDEVSRKLAELGYHRSAKKCKEKFENVYKYHKRTKEGRTSKADGKTYRFFDQLQALEGTPATVGGHHPPPPVVSQLPPPQLNSSMSNTQIPSAVTPISVAVSHQNNVDPISVAAPAVAMPSMNINHVGGFQFSQLNMSGSTDSSSSSTSSDDEPTERRNNRKRKWKEFFGKLMKEVIDKQEEMQSKFLETLDRRERDRMAREEAWRMQEMAKMKREHELLLQERSMVAAKDAAVISILQKITEQNPNAAIPQVPAMQLLQQQHQQQQNQNRPPPPPSPSPPPPTQPVTTLQQQPPQPQHQTKHQQQQQQATQTLAVPVPVPVSVPTPPVKNLDNGGGGGAGGGENILQPSPSRWPKAEINALIRLRTTLDTKYQESGPKGPLWEEISLAMRKLGYNRNAKRCKEKWENINKYYKKVKESSKKRPEDSKTCPYFHQLDAIYREKASTSGSTINPGFSLKPETTQMAPIMARPEQQWPLPTAVHEHQHHEQQQQPQSKTNEHGENHQNVDQNEDDYDDDDGEDEDEDEEGGDYEIVPNKTSSMAAVE, from the exons ATGATGCTacaaggtggtggtggtggaggtgttGTTCCGCCAAATATAAGTAGTAGCTCCGGTGACGGCGGAGCTACTGGTGGTTCCTCTACTCACCTTCATGACACCACTACCACTATCCCCACCGCCACCCCTGGTGGCGGTGCGGCTGATATCGGTAGTGGTAGTGGTGGATATAGTGAAGACGAAAGAGGAAGAATTGAAGATAGCGCCCGAAATTCGGCTGGTAATAGATGGCCTAGACAAGAAACTTTAGCTTTGCTTCAAATCCGTTCTGATATGGATTCTGCTTTTCGTGATTCAAGTCTTAAAGGTCCATTATGGGATGAAGTTTCCAG GAAATTAGCTGAGCTTGGCTATCATCGAAGTGCCAAGAAATGTAAAGAGAAATTCGAGAACGTTTATAAATACCATAAAAGAACTAAAGAAGGTAGAACTTCAAAGGCTGACGGAAAAACCTACAGATTTTTTGATCAATTACAAGCTTTAGAAGGAACTCCGGCCACCGTCGGCGGCCACCATCCGCCACCGCCGGTTGTTTCTCAGTTACCGCCACCTCAGCTAAATTCATCAATGTCGAATACTCAGATTCCATCAGCGGTTACACCTATTAGTGTAGCCGTGTCTCATCAGAATAACGTGGATCCGATATCGGTTGCGGCTCCGGCTGTAGCAATGCCGAGTATGAATATTAATCATGTCGGTGGGTTTCAGTTTTCGCAATTGAATATGTCTGGGTCGACGGATTCGAGCTCGTCGTCGACGTCTTCGGACGACGAGCCAACGGAGAGACGGAATAACCGGAAGAGGAAATGGAAGGAGTTTTTTGGGAAGTTGATGAAAGAGGTAATTGATAAACAAGAAGAAATGCAATCGAAGTTTCTCGAGACGTTGGATAGACGCGAACGAGACCGGATGGCGAGAGAAGAAGCGTGGCGGATGCAAGAAATGGCGAAAATGAAACGAGAACACGAGCTTTTGTTGCAAGAAAGATCGATGGTGGCCGCAAAAGACGCGGCCGTCATATCCATCTTGCAAAAGATAACTGAACAAAACCCGAATGCTGCTATCCCGCAAGTCCCAGCTATGCAGCTActtcaacaacaacatcaacaacaacaaaaccaaAATCGTCCGCCGCCACCGCCgtcaccgtcgccgccaccaccaacaCAACCGGTGACAAcattgcaacaacaaccaccacaACCCCAACATCAGACaaaacatcaacaacaacaacagcaagCAACACAAACTTTGGCAG TACCCGTACCAGTACCGGTATCAGTACCTACTCCACCAGTTAAAAATCTCGATAACGGCGGTGGAGGAGGAGCAGGAGGAGGTGAGAACATACTACAACCAAGCCCATCAAGATGGCCAAAAGCTGAAATAAACGCATTGATCAGGCTCCGAACGACTCTCGACACCAAATATCAAGAAAGCGGTCCAAAAGGGCCGCTTTGGGAAGAGATATCATTAGCCATGAGGAAACTCGGATACAACCGAAATGCCAAAAGATGCAAAGAGAAATGGGAGAATATCAACAAGTATTACAAGAAGGTTAAAGAAAGCAGCAAAAAACGACCCGAGGATTCCAAAACATGTCCTTATTTCCATCAGCTTGATGCAATTTATCGCGAGAAAGCGAGTACTAGTGGGAGTACTATTAACCCCGGGTTTAGTTTAAAGCCCGAAACGACCCAAATGGCCCCGATAATGGCCCGACCCGAGCAACAATGGCCATTACCGACAGCCGTCCACGAACACCAACATCAtgagcaacaacaacaaccgcAGTCAAAAACAAATGAACATGGTGAAAACCATCAGAATGTCGACCAGAACGAGGACGATTACGACGATGACGACGGCGAGGACGAGGATGAGGACGAGGAAGGTGGTGATTACGAGATTGTTCCAAACAAGACATCATCAATGGCTGCAGTTGAATGA
- the LOC122610550 gene encoding uncharacterized protein LOC122610550 produces the protein MNDWFVEEPKYDEAYFHRKFRMDKSMFLSIVDDIEANFPYFQEGYDARFKRSFTAIQKITSAIRQLATGNAPDEYDEYLCMAARTSSENLDYFCDAIIKLYDREYLCRPTQHDVACIYEAHEAKHHKPDMLGSIHCTHVEWRNCPRALRGQYTRGDYGVPTIVLEVTASQDLGI, from the coding sequence ATGAACGATTGGTTCGTTGAAGAACCAAAGTATGACGAAGCTTATTTTCATCGCAAGTTTCGTATGGataaaagtatgtttttatCCATAGTAGACGACATTGAAGCTAACTTCCCATATTTTCAAGAAGGATACGACGCTCGATTCAAAAGGAGTTTCACAGCGATACAAAAGATCACATCGGCCATTAGACAACTCGCAACGGGCAACGCGCCCGATGAGTATGACGAGTACTTATGCATGGCTGCAAGAACTTCAAGTGAAAATCTTGATTATTTTTGTGATGCTATAATTAAGTTGTACGACCGAGAGTACCTATGTAGGCCGACTCAACACGATGTTGCATGCATTTACGAGGCCCATGAAGCTAAGCATCACAAGCCCGACATGCTTGGTAGCATCCATTGTACCCATGTCGAATGGAGGAATTGTCCTAGAGCGTTGAGAGGGCAATATACGAGAGGTGACTATGGTGTTCCTACTATTGTGCTTGAGGTTACGGCATCACAGGATTTGGGGATTTGA